One part of the Rutidosis leptorrhynchoides isolate AG116_Rl617_1_P2 chromosome 1, CSIRO_AGI_Rlap_v1, whole genome shotgun sequence genome encodes these proteins:
- the LOC139885946 gene encoding TGACG-sequence-specific DNA-binding protein TGA-2.1-like, producing MVANTDVVQEQEKFAYPVTMAELHGDEGGPIEKKKAKNREAVMKHRLKKQTYLNKLELKVIQLNKDIQLKNEQLHQVANQQDINRDPINFNKQYNDWFVEHHQRILHLRRRLIGEFVEDDILPIVENILSQFYTIFNIKKNAAKVDVFSILYGTWMSPAHLSTMWVGGFRPTDMLKLISNHIEIYGPQIEKMKFLNSDIMNEEIALTTKFTNLEANISNTLTGKEFVNKGDEAAMSSYANSMSSLVGKFTIMHNFLNEADELRQKTISGMHKVLTTRQRVTALFAIHDHLKRLSTLSNMLLSTTTI from the exons ATGGTTGCAAATACAGACGTGGTACAAGAACAAGAAAAG TTTGCATACCCTGTAACAATGGCGGAGCTACATGGAGATGAGGGTGGGCCT ATAGAAAAGAAAAAAGCTAAGAATAGAGAAGCAGTTATGAAACACCGCCTCAAAAAGCAG ACATACTTGAATAAGTTGGAGCTTAAAGTTATACAACTAAACAAGGATATACAACTGAAAAACGAAcaactacatcag GTTGCCAACCAGCAAGACATCAATCGTG ATCCAATTAACTTCAACAAACAATATAATGATTGGTTTGTTGAACATCATCAACGTATATTACACCTTCGTAGAAGATTGATTGGAGAATTCGTTGAAGACGACATTCTACCGATTGTCGAAAACATATTATCACAATTCTATACTATATTCAATATTAAAAAAAATGCTGCAAAAGTTGATGTCTTTAGTATTCTTTATGGTACATGGATGTCTCCTGCTCATCTGTCTACAATGTGGGTTGGTGGATTCCGTCCAACTGATATGCTAAAG TTAATCAGCAACCATATCGAGATTTATGGACCTCAAATTGAAAAAATGAAATTTTTGAATTCTGATATTATGAACGAAGAGATTGCACTAACTACAAAGTTTACAAATTTAGAAGCCAACATTTCAAATACTTTAACTGGCAAAGAATTTGTGAATAAAGGTGATGAAGCAGCAATGTCAAGTTATGCCAACTCTATGTCATCTTTAGTCGGAAAGTTTACTATTATGCACAACTTTTTGAATGAG GCTGACGAGTTACGCCAAAAGACAATATCAGGGATGCACAAAGTACTAACAACAAGACAGAGAGTTACTGCATTATTCGCAATTCATGATCACCTCAAACGATTGTCTACATTGTCGAATATGTTGCTAAGTACAACGACGATTTGA